In Merismopedia glauca CCAP 1448/3, the genomic stretch CAGCATCTAATTTCCGAGGTCGAGGCCATTTGGGTTTGCCATTTCCACAGTATTCATCAACGAACTCTTGAATCTGAGAGCGAGTGGCTGAAATGATTTTTTCCGATTGTTCGCTATCTCCTAACATTTCAGCAAACTGATATTGGGAAAAGGCTCGATCGATAACTTCACGAGCATCTAGCACAGAGCGATAAGGTAGAGGGGGAGGCCTTAGCCGGATTACTCCTGGATTGAGCAAACCCGCAGCGATCAAATCGCGAAGCACTGGACCCCCTGGTCCATAAGGACCAAATGGGTTGCCTGGATCGCCATCATCATCAGGATTTGGTCTAAAAATTAAATCCACTAATTTAATTAATGAGGATTTAGAGAGAGTAATGGTATCATTCATATCTATACATCTCCTTTAAAGAGAAAAGTGTTATGGCTAAACGCGGTTAGGTGTCGAATAAGTGGTTCTATATCCAACCTAATTCTTTCAAAAACTGATTTATTCCAAGTTCTTGCGCTTTTTTTCCAAGTTATTGCTATTGATGCCGCAAAAATGCTTTGGGAGTCATTCCAACTACGCGCTTGAAGTGATAGTTGAGATGCCCTTGGCTGGCAAACCCGACCCCATAGGCGATTTCCGCAAGGTTCAACTTTTTTTCCAGTAGGAGTTGCTTGGCGCGATCGATTCGACAGCGGATATGGTACTGATGTGGCGCAATACCGATCGACCGTTTAAACAACCGAGTAAAATGATAAGAACTCAGTTGTGCCACATTTGCTAATTCAGCCAAACTCAAATTCCGAGCCAGATACTCATCAATATATTCAGTTACTTGCTTTAACTGTTTGTCAGACAGTCCACCTGAAGGCTGTTGTGGAAGAGATGGTTTGGATGTTGAATATCGGGATAAAAGATGAACGGCTAAGGCGTTTGCCATAGCATCAGCATAGAGTTTGCTGCTAGTACCATCGATTTCTAAAGATGTTTTAAGAGCTAAAGCAATTTGATAAATCAGGGGGTCAAGAGCAGGTTTTAATTGAGTAACCAACTCAATGTCATTGTTAAGGCATAACTCGGCAGCAGTTTGAGTTAGCAGGGTCGGTTCTAAATAAAGTTGGATACATTCAGCATCCTGATACCACTGAAATGCTTGGCACAAATTGGCTGGATAGATCCCAATATCGCCCGCAGGAAGAGCATCAATCGTTAGCGATCGCCCATCTACTCTCCTTTCTAGAGTGACTGGATTGCCTGTGTTGACACAAATGACATGATGAGGGGGGGAATATTCGGGTATCCAAGATGCTGGCTGGCGATAGAGTTCTAGTTGTAATTTGTTCCAACCAGCTTTGCAACTGGATATCACTGGTGGAATGGCAAATTTATAGCGGATTGTTTGACAGGATTTGAGGTGTTTCAGGCTTTTCAACATGATAAATTTGCATAAATCTATCTAGTTTTAGCAAATTATCGTAGGATCTGCATATAGCTTTTTCGTGTTTTAAGTAACCTAGAAGCGCAGTTCAAGACAAAAATCATTACCTACGAACAAAACCGATCCAAGATATGTAAAAGCGAACAACCCATCGGCGGCGTTGCTGAATCAAGGTATGAACTAGGTTGACACCCCAATTCGGAATAGTGAGAGATCGGGGGGAAAGAAAACCCCATCAACAATCAACAATCAACAATCAACAATCAACAATTTATACTTCAAATCAGCAATAACATCAGCATAAATCTATCTTTCGATTTGATTAATGGGTTGAAACTAATTTGATTCTGCCAGCATCCATTTCGGACATTAATAGTTCTAAAGCTTCATAATCAACGTCAGATATATATCCTAAACGAGTTAGTTCTATATTAATTTCGTTTTCTATGTCTGGAGTTAGCTTTTTCATGTAGAGGGCTGCTTCAACCAGCCTTCTAATTAAGTACTGATTTTGCATAAGTGATTGTTATTTAGGAGATTGTTAAGTTATATTAATAGTACCATTACAGACTAATTTTTCCTAGCAAGAAAATTTTGACCTGTGGTTTTCACGGTATTTTCGTCAAGAGCT encodes the following:
- a CDS encoding helix-turn-helix domain-containing protein, whose protein sequence is MLKSLKHLKSCQTIRYKFAIPPVISSCKAGWNKLQLELYRQPASWIPEYSPPHHVICVNTGNPVTLERRVDGRSLTIDALPAGDIGIYPANLCQAFQWYQDAECIQLYLEPTLLTQTAAELCLNNDIELVTQLKPALDPLIYQIALALKTSLEIDGTSSKLYADAMANALAVHLLSRYSTSKPSLPQQPSGGLSDKQLKQVTEYIDEYLARNLSLAELANVAQLSSYHFTRLFKRSIGIAPHQYHIRCRIDRAKQLLLEKKLNLAEIAYGVGFASQGHLNYHFKRVVGMTPKAFLRHQ